The following are encoded together in the Micromonospora lupini genome:
- a CDS encoding ABC transporter ATP-binding protein codes for MSEPDESRTATVPSQKPGGDAPQPGGGAPTPKRLPAGRPGGGPPWMSAGMPAEKSMNFGPSARRLLGRLRPHRLHLTAIITLAVVSVGFSVAGPKILGHATDLIFSGVIGRRLDPGTTTAQAVAAQRASGNDGFADMLARMDVVPGVGIDFDALRRVLLLALGLYLAASVLSWWQGWLLNGVVQRTVLRLRAEVEEKLNRLPLPYFDRQPRGELLSRVTNDIDNISTSLQQTLSQLLTSLLTVVGVLVVMFWISPLLALVALVAVPLSVLVTQRIAKRSQQQFIAQWKHTGELNGQIEEAYTGHELVKVFGRQREVEAEFHAKNEELFRASFGAQFVSGIIMPSMMFIGNLSYVAIAVVGGLRVASGTMSLGDVQAFIQYSRQFTQPLTQLASMANLLQSGVASAERVFAVLDADEQSPDPVEPARVVDPHGRVEFEHVSFRYTPDKPLIDDLSLVAEPGHTVAIVGPTGAGKTTLVNLVMRFYELDAGRITLDGVDITTMRRDDLRGRIGMVLQDTWLFGGTIRDNIAYGRPDATEEEIVAAARATFVDRFVRSLPDGYDTVIDEEGSNVSAGEKQLITIARAFLAEPSLLILDEATSSVDTRTEVLLQRAMAALRSDRTSFVIAHRLSTIRDADLILMMEDGRIVEQGTHEQLLAAQGAYHRLYRSQFTGAAVDEEPAAPAGAQPASV; via the coding sequence ATGAGCGAGCCCGACGAGTCGCGGACCGCGACCGTACCCAGTCAGAAGCCGGGCGGCGACGCGCCGCAACCCGGCGGCGGCGCGCCGACGCCGAAGCGGCTGCCCGCCGGCCGCCCGGGCGGCGGCCCGCCCTGGATGAGCGCCGGGATGCCCGCCGAGAAGTCGATGAACTTCGGGCCGTCGGCCCGCCGGTTGCTCGGTCGGCTGCGCCCGCACCGGCTGCACCTGACCGCGATCATCACCCTGGCCGTGGTGAGCGTCGGGTTCAGCGTGGCCGGTCCGAAGATCCTCGGCCATGCCACCGACCTGATCTTCAGTGGGGTCATCGGTCGACGACTGGACCCGGGCACCACCACCGCGCAGGCCGTCGCGGCGCAGCGGGCCAGCGGCAACGACGGCTTCGCCGACATGCTGGCCCGGATGGACGTGGTGCCCGGTGTGGGCATCGACTTCGACGCGCTGCGTCGGGTGCTGCTGCTGGCGCTCGGGCTCTACCTGGCGGCGAGCGTGCTGTCGTGGTGGCAGGGCTGGCTGCTCAACGGGGTGGTCCAGCGCACCGTGCTGCGGCTGCGCGCCGAGGTGGAGGAGAAGCTCAACCGACTGCCGCTGCCCTACTTCGACAGGCAGCCACGCGGTGAACTGCTGAGCCGGGTCACCAACGACATCGACAACATCTCGACAAGCCTCCAGCAGACCCTGAGCCAGCTGCTCACCTCGCTGCTGACAGTTGTCGGCGTGCTTGTCGTGATGTTCTGGATCTCACCGCTGCTGGCCCTGGTGGCCCTTGTCGCCGTCCCGCTGTCGGTGCTTGTCACCCAACGCATCGCCAAGCGCTCCCAGCAGCAGTTCATCGCCCAGTGGAAGCACACAGGCGAGCTGAACGGCCAGATCGAGGAGGCGTACACCGGTCACGAGCTGGTCAAGGTGTTCGGCCGGCAGCGCGAGGTGGAGGCCGAGTTCCACGCGAAGAACGAGGAGCTGTTCCGGGCCAGCTTCGGCGCCCAGTTCGTCTCCGGGATCATCATGCCGTCGATGATGTTCATCGGAAACCTGAGCTACGTGGCGATCGCCGTGGTCGGCGGGCTCCGGGTGGCCTCCGGCACGATGAGCCTCGGCGACGTGCAGGCGTTCATCCAGTACTCCCGCCAGTTCACCCAGCCGCTGACCCAGCTCGCCTCGATGGCCAACCTGCTCCAGTCCGGGGTGGCGTCGGCCGAGCGCGTCTTCGCGGTGCTCGACGCCGACGAGCAGAGCCCCGATCCGGTCGAACCGGCGCGGGTCGTCGACCCGCACGGCCGGGTCGAGTTCGAGCACGTCTCCTTCCGGTACACGCCGGACAAGCCGCTTATCGACGACCTGTCGCTGGTCGCCGAGCCGGGGCACACGGTGGCAATCGTCGGCCCGACCGGCGCCGGCAAGACCACCCTGGTCAACCTGGTCATGCGGTTCTACGAGCTGGACGCCGGTCGGATCACGCTCGACGGCGTGGACATCACCACGATGCGCCGCGACGACCTGCGCGGCCGGATCGGCATGGTGCTCCAGGACACCTGGCTGTTCGGCGGCACCATCCGCGACAACATCGCGTACGGCCGGCCGGACGCGACCGAGGAGGAGATCGTCGCCGCGGCTCGGGCCACCTTCGTGGACCGCTTCGTGCGCAGCCTCCCGGACGGCTACGACACGGTCATCGACGAGGAGGGCAGCAATGTCAGCGCCGGCGAGAAGCAGCTCATCACCATCGCCCGGGCGTTCCTGGCCGAACCGTCCCTGCTGATCCTGGACGAGGCGACCAGCTCGGTGGACACCCGTACCGAAGTGCTGCTCCAGCGGGCGATGGCCGCGCTGCGCTCGGACCGGACCAGCTTCGTCATCGCGCACCGGCTCTCCACCATCCGCGACGCCGACCTGATCCTGATGATGGAGGACGGCCGGATCGTCGAGCAGGGCACCCACGAGCAGTTGCTCGCCGCCCAGGGCGCGTACCACAGGCTCTACCGCTCGCAGTTCACAGGCGCCGCGGTCGACGAGGAACCAGCCGCGCCCGCCGGGGCCCAGCCGGCGTCGGTCTGA
- a CDS encoding ABC transporter ATP-binding protein: protein MLIRLLRGQLRTYQRPLLAVVLLQFVGTMASLYLPSLNADIIDKGVARGDTGYIVQTGGWMLLVSLVQIICSIAAVYLGARTAMGFGRDVRARLFAHVNRFSAREVARFGAPSLITRNTNDVQQVQMLVLMSCTMLVAAPIMSVGGVFMALREDIGLSWLMLVSVPVLAVALSAIIRRMVPGFRLMQTRIDTVNRVLREQITGIRVVRAFVREPYETERFGVANADLTATALRTGRLLALIFPVVMLVLNVSSVAVLWFGAQRVDSGAIEIGALTAFLQYLMQILMAVMMATFMLMMVPRAAVCAERIVEVLDTDSSVVPAATPVSDLPTRAELELRAVRFQYPGAVEPVLRDISFTATPGTTTAIIGSTGAGKTTLLSLIPRLVDVTGGAVLVDGVDVRELEPDELWRRIGLVPQRPYLFTGTVASNLRYGNPDATDEELWEALEIAQARDFVAQMPGGLDAPIAQGGSTVSGGQRQRLAIARALVRQPEIYLFDDSFSALDLGTDARLRAALRPVTAQSAVVIVAQRVSTIVDADQIIVLENGGVVGVGRHAELLETCPTYAEIVASQQTAEVPA from the coding sequence GTGCTGATCCGACTGTTGCGCGGCCAACTGCGCACCTACCAACGACCGCTGCTGGCGGTGGTGCTGCTCCAGTTCGTGGGCACCATGGCCTCGCTCTACCTGCCCAGCCTCAACGCGGACATCATCGACAAGGGCGTGGCCCGGGGCGACACCGGCTACATCGTCCAGACCGGCGGCTGGATGCTGCTGGTCAGCCTGGTCCAGATCATCTGCTCGATCGCCGCCGTCTACCTCGGCGCCCGGACCGCGATGGGCTTCGGCCGGGACGTCCGCGCCCGGCTGTTCGCACACGTCAACCGCTTCTCCGCCCGCGAGGTGGCCCGGTTCGGGGCGCCGTCGCTGATCACCCGCAACACCAACGACGTGCAACAGGTGCAGATGCTCGTGCTGATGAGCTGCACCATGCTTGTCGCCGCACCGATCATGAGCGTCGGCGGCGTGTTCATGGCGCTGCGCGAGGACATCGGGCTCTCCTGGCTGATGCTGGTAAGCGTGCCGGTGCTGGCGGTCGCGCTGAGCGCGATCATCCGGCGGATGGTGCCGGGCTTCCGGCTGATGCAGACCCGGATCGACACGGTCAACCGGGTGCTGCGCGAGCAGATCACAGGCATCCGGGTGGTCCGCGCCTTCGTCCGCGAGCCGTACGAGACGGAGCGCTTCGGTGTCGCCAACGCCGACCTGACCGCCACCGCCCTGCGTACCGGACGGTTGTTGGCGTTGATCTTCCCGGTGGTCATGCTGGTGCTGAACGTGTCAAGCGTGGCGGTGCTCTGGTTCGGCGCGCAGCGGGTCGACTCGGGCGCGATCGAGATCGGCGCGCTCACCGCGTTCCTGCAGTACCTGATGCAGATCCTGATGGCCGTGATGATGGCCACCTTCATGCTGATGATGGTGCCCCGGGCCGCGGTCTGCGCCGAGCGGATCGTCGAGGTGCTGGACACCGACTCCTCTGTGGTTCCGGCCGCCACCCCGGTCAGCGACCTGCCCACCCGGGCCGAGCTGGAGCTGCGAGCGGTGCGCTTCCAGTACCCGGGCGCGGTCGAGCCGGTGCTGCGCGACATCTCCTTCACCGCTACCCCGGGCACCACCACAGCGATCATCGGCAGCACCGGCGCGGGCAAGACGACACTGCTGTCACTCATCCCCCGCCTGGTGGACGTCACAGGCGGCGCGGTGCTCGTCGACGGGGTGGACGTCCGCGAGTTGGAACCGGACGAGCTGTGGCGACGCATCGGCCTGGTGCCGCAGCGGCCGTACCTGTTCACCGGCACTGTCGCCAGCAACCTGCGCTACGGCAACCCGGACGCGACCGACGAGGAGCTGTGGGAGGCGCTGGAGATCGCCCAGGCCCGCGACTTCGTGGCGCAGATGCCCGGCGGCCTGGACGCGCCGATCGCCCAGGGCGGCAGCACCGTCTCCGGTGGCCAGCGGCAACGCCTGGCCATCGCCCGGGCCCTGGTCCGGCAGCCGGAGATCTACCTCTTCGACGACTCGTTCTCCGCGCTGGACCTCGGTACCGACGCGCGGCTGCGGGCGGCGCTGCGTCCGGTCACCGCGCAGTCGGCAGTGGTGATCGTGGCCCAGCGGGTGTCCACGATCGTCGACGCCGACCAGATCATCGTGCTCGAGAACGGAGGGGTCGTCGGAGTGGGACGACATGCGGAGTTGTTGGAGACCTGCCCGACGTACGCCGAGATCGTGGCTTCCCAGCAGACGGCGGAGGTGCCGGCATGA
- a CDS encoding MarR family winged helix-turn-helix transcriptional regulator codes for MELVTLQDVPLGRLLVVAGHLVGQRWNRYLAEEHGLTQAGMITLITLARHGELPHRQVAEKGFVRPATLTGIVDTLERDGLVERQRDDNDRRSIRLAITPAGRERVAALNALMHSGRPLTSVDADPAKAQVIREFLLEVIGSGDDPRMTGRPTDAKEPSC; via the coding sequence GTGGAACTCGTCACCCTTCAGGATGTGCCGCTCGGTCGGCTGTTGGTGGTGGCCGGACACCTCGTCGGGCAGCGGTGGAACCGCTACCTCGCCGAGGAGCACGGCCTCACCCAGGCCGGCATGATCACCCTGATAACGCTCGCCCGGCACGGCGAGCTGCCGCACCGCCAGGTCGCCGAGAAGGGGTTCGTCCGCCCGGCGACCCTGACCGGCATCGTGGACACGCTTGAGCGCGACGGGCTTGTCGAGCGGCAGCGCGACGACAACGACAGGCGCAGCATCCGACTCGCCATCACCCCCGCCGGGCGGGAGCGGGTGGCCGCACTCAACGCCCTCATGCACTCCGGACGTCCGCTCACCTCGGTCGACGCCGACCCGGCGAAGGCCCAGGTGATCCGGGAGTTCCTGCTCGAGGTCATCGGCAGCGGGGACGACCCGCGGATGACCGGACGACCCACCGACGCGAAGGAACCGTCGTGCTGA
- a CDS encoding GuaB1 family IMP dehydrogenase-related protein produces MRFLHGAAPAHDLTYTDVFMAPARSDLGSRLDVDLSTGDGTGTTIPLVVSNMTAVAGRRMAETVARRGAVAVIPQDIPIEVVANVVAWVKQRHLVYDTPITLGPTETVGDAIHLLPKRSHGAVIVVDEAGRPVGVVTEADTLGVDRFAQLRHVMSTELHTVPADADPRTGFDLLSAGRRRLAPVVDADGRLVGVLTRQGALRATLYTPAVDDRGRLRVAAAVGINGDVTGKAAALLEAGVDTLVVDTAHGHQERMISALRAVRKLDPGVPVAAGNVVTAEGVRDLVEAGADIIKVGVGPGAMCTTRMMTGVGRPQFSAVLDCSTAARELGRHVWADGGVRHPRDVALALAAGASNVMIGSWFAGTYESPGDLYTEPDGRRYKESFGMASARAVSARTADDSPYDRARKAVFEEGISSARMYLDPTRPGVEDLIDEIIAGVRSAFTYAGARDLTQFHERAIVGVQSAAGFTEGMPLPTSW; encoded by the coding sequence GTGCGGTTCCTTCACGGCGCGGCCCCCGCGCACGACCTGACCTATACCGACGTCTTCATGGCGCCGGCCCGCTCCGACCTCGGCTCCCGGCTGGACGTGGACCTGTCCACAGGTGACGGCACCGGCACGACCATCCCGCTTGTGGTGTCGAACATGACTGCGGTCGCCGGGCGGCGGATGGCCGAGACGGTGGCCCGGCGGGGCGCTGTCGCCGTGATCCCGCAGGACATCCCGATCGAGGTCGTCGCGAACGTCGTCGCCTGGGTCAAGCAGCGGCACCTGGTCTACGACACGCCCATCACCCTGGGCCCCACCGAGACCGTCGGCGACGCCATCCACCTGCTGCCGAAGCGGTCGCACGGCGCGGTCATCGTGGTCGACGAGGCCGGTCGGCCGGTGGGAGTGGTCACCGAGGCGGACACCCTGGGCGTGGACCGGTTCGCCCAACTGCGGCACGTGATGTCCACCGAGCTGCACACCGTTCCGGCGGACGCGGACCCGCGTACCGGCTTCGACCTGCTCTCCGCCGGCCGGCGCCGGCTCGCCCCGGTGGTGGACGCCGACGGTCGGCTGGTCGGGGTGCTCACCCGACAGGGCGCGCTGCGGGCCACCCTCTACACGCCTGCCGTGGACGACCGGGGTCGGCTGCGCGTCGCGGCGGCGGTCGGGATCAACGGCGACGTCACAGGCAAGGCCGCCGCGCTGCTGGAGGCAGGTGTGGACACGCTTGTCGTGGACACCGCGCACGGCCACCAGGAGCGGATGATCTCGGCGTTGCGGGCGGTGCGCAAGCTGGACCCGGGCGTACCGGTGGCGGCCGGCAACGTGGTCACCGCCGAGGGCGTCCGCGATCTGGTCGAGGCGGGTGCCGACATCATCAAGGTGGGTGTCGGTCCGGGCGCGATGTGCACGACCCGGATGATGACCGGGGTGGGTCGGCCGCAGTTCTCCGCCGTGCTCGACTGCTCGACGGCGGCCCGGGAGTTGGGCCGGCACGTCTGGGCCGACGGCGGCGTTCGGCACCCCCGCGACGTGGCGCTCGCGCTCGCCGCCGGCGCGTCGAACGTGATGATCGGCTCCTGGTTCGCCGGCACCTACGAGTCTCCCGGCGACCTCTACACCGAGCCGGACGGTAGGCGGTACAAGGAGAGCTTCGGGATGGCCTCGGCGCGCGCTGTCAGCGCCCGTACCGCCGACGACAGCCCGTACGACCGGGCCCGCAAGGCGGTGTTCGAGGAGGGCATCTCCTCGGCCCGGATGTATCTGGACCCCACCCGGCCCGGCGTCGAGGACCTGATCGACGAGATCATCGCCGGCGTACGCAGCGCGTTCACCTACGCGGGAGCACGGGACCTCACGCAGTTCCACGAGCGGGCGATCGTCGGCGTGCAGAGCGCCGCCGGTTTCACCGAGGGAATGCCCCTGCCCACGAGCTGGTAA
- a CDS encoding acetyl/propionyl/methylcrotonyl-CoA carboxylase subunit alpha, translating to MRKVLIANRGEIAVRVIRACRDAGLGSVAVYADSDRDALHATLADEAYALGGDSATETYLRIDKLLDVAARAGADAVHPGYGFLSENADFAQAVIDAGLTWIGPTPQAIRDLGDKVTARHIAQRAGAPLVPGTPDPVGSPDEVMAFAVDHGLPVAIKAAFGGGGRGLKVARTMEEIPQLFESATREAVAAFGRGECFVERYLDQPRHVEAQVLADQHGNVIVVGTRDCSLQRRHQKLVEEAPAPFLTDAQRAQIHDSAKAICREAGYHGAGTVEYLVGTDGTISFLEVNTRLQVEHPVTEETAGIDLVREQFRIADGEKLRITADPTPRGHAIEFRINGEDPGRNFLPAPGTVTTLRLPSGPGVRVDTGISAGDVIGGNFDSLLAKVIIVGETRTEALERARRALDEMVVDGMATALPFHRLVVRDEAFTAEPFTVHTRWIETEFHNTVPPFAAAGGGVEAPAERDTVVVEVGGKRIEVSLPAGFGGSTTTAAPTSRKPTRRGGGATAGAPVSGDALTSPMQGTIVKIAVAEGDTVAEGDLVVVLEAMKMEQPLHAHKAGTVSGLTAEVGAVITAGAPICTIS from the coding sequence GTGCGCAAGGTACTCATCGCCAACCGCGGCGAGATCGCCGTCCGGGTCATCCGCGCCTGCCGTGACGCCGGCCTGGGCAGCGTCGCCGTGTACGCGGACTCCGACCGGGACGCCCTGCACGCGACGCTCGCGGACGAGGCGTACGCGCTCGGCGGGGACAGCGCGACCGAGACGTACCTGCGCATCGACAAGCTGCTCGACGTCGCCGCCCGCGCCGGCGCCGACGCCGTGCACCCCGGCTACGGCTTCCTCTCCGAGAACGCCGACTTCGCCCAGGCTGTCATCGACGCCGGGCTGACCTGGATCGGCCCCACCCCGCAGGCGATCCGCGACTTGGGCGACAAGGTGACCGCCCGGCACATCGCCCAGCGCGCCGGCGCCCCGCTGGTCCCCGGCACGCCGGACCCGGTGGGCAGCCCGGACGAGGTGATGGCGTTCGCCGTCGACCACGGGCTGCCGGTCGCCATCAAGGCCGCGTTCGGCGGTGGCGGGCGCGGCCTCAAGGTCGCCCGGACCATGGAGGAGATCCCCCAGCTCTTCGAGTCGGCCACCCGCGAGGCGGTCGCGGCGTTCGGTCGGGGTGAGTGCTTCGTCGAGCGCTACCTGGACCAGCCCCGGCACGTCGAGGCGCAGGTCCTCGCCGACCAGCACGGCAACGTGATCGTGGTGGGCACCCGGGACTGCTCCCTGCAGCGCCGGCACCAGAAGCTCGTGGAGGAGGCGCCCGCGCCGTTCCTCACCGACGCCCAGCGTGCCCAGATCCACGACAGTGCCAAGGCGATCTGCCGGGAGGCCGGCTACCACGGCGCCGGCACGGTGGAGTACCTGGTCGGCACGGACGGCACGATCTCCTTCCTGGAGGTCAACACCCGGCTCCAGGTCGAGCACCCGGTCACCGAGGAGACCGCAGGCATCGACCTCGTCCGCGAGCAGTTCCGGATCGCCGACGGCGAGAAGCTGCGGATCACCGCGGACCCGACGCCGCGCGGGCACGCCATCGAGTTCCGTATCAACGGCGAGGACCCGGGCCGCAACTTCCTGCCCGCGCCGGGCACCGTCACCACGTTGCGCCTGCCCAGCGGCCCGGGCGTCCGGGTGGACACCGGCATCTCGGCCGGCGACGTGATCGGTGGCAACTTCGACTCGCTACTGGCCAAGGTGATCATCGTCGGCGAGACGCGGACCGAGGCGTTGGAGCGCGCCCGCCGCGCGCTCGACGAGATGGTCGTCGACGGGATGGCCACCGCGCTGCCGTTCCACAGGCTGGTCGTGCGGGACGAGGCGTTCACCGCCGAACCGTTCACCGTGCACACCCGGTGGATCGAGACCGAGTTCCACAACACCGTGCCGCCGTTCGCCGCCGCCGGCGGCGGCGTCGAGGCGCCGGCCGAACGCGACACCGTCGTGGTCGAGGTGGGCGGCAAGCGCATCGAGGTCAGCCTCCCCGCCGGCTTCGGCGGGAGTACGACCACCGCGGCACCCACCTCCCGCAAGCCGACCCGACGCGGGGGCGGGGCCACGGCGGGCGCCCCGGTCAGCGGCGACGCGCTCACGTCTCCCATGCAGGGCACCATCGTCAAGATCGCGGTCGCCGAGGGTGACACGGTGGCGGAGGGCGACCTGGTGGTGGTGCTGGAGGCGATGAAGATGGAGCAGCCGTTGCACGCCCACAAGGCGGGTACGGTCAGCGGGCTCACCGCCGAGGTCGGTGCCGTGATCACCGCCGGGGCACCCATCTGCACCATCTCCTGA
- a CDS encoding PadR family transcriptional regulator: MMILGLVRWMQPVHGYDVRRELLSWSADKWANVQPGSIYHALRKLTEEGLLRAVATEQVGARPARTTYEVTIKGEDEFETLLRNFWWNLSEPSDPFAVAFSFLPAMPRAEAAAALRNRANLLRAGVESMRASLESDWVRNRKPVHVGWMFELWAARAEAEMGWCERIAERIDSGVSYLPAELEDVEGWSGWKDGREVGRPTTAE; this comes from the coding sequence ATGATGATTCTCGGCCTGGTGCGGTGGATGCAGCCCGTGCACGGCTACGACGTGCGCCGCGAGCTGTTGAGCTGGAGCGCCGACAAGTGGGCGAACGTGCAGCCCGGCTCGATCTACCACGCGCTGCGCAAGCTCACCGAGGAGGGGCTGCTCCGTGCCGTCGCCACCGAGCAGGTCGGTGCCCGTCCGGCCCGGACCACCTACGAGGTGACCATCAAGGGCGAGGACGAGTTCGAGACGCTGCTGCGCAACTTCTGGTGGAACCTCAGCGAGCCGTCCGACCCCTTCGCGGTGGCCTTCTCCTTCCTGCCCGCCATGCCCCGCGCCGAGGCCGCCGCGGCCCTGCGCAACCGGGCCAACCTGCTGCGCGCCGGCGTCGAGTCGATGCGCGCGTCCCTGGAATCGGACTGGGTGCGTAATCGCAAGCCGGTGCACGTGGGTTGGATGTTCGAGCTGTGGGCGGCGCGGGCGGAGGCGGAGATGGGCTGGTGCGAGCGGATCGCGGAGCGGATCGACTCGGGAGTGTCGTACCTGCCTGCTGAGCTGGAAGACGTCGAGGGTTGGTCGGGGTGGAAGGACGGCCGCGAGGTTGGTCGGCCGACCACTGCTGAATAA
- a CDS encoding ATP-binding cassette domain-containing protein, whose amino-acid sequence MIETRGLRKSFRSRAGRETKTVDAVRGVNLKVAEGEIFGFLGPNGAGKTTTLRMLATLIEPDGGEATIAGADLRKDPAEVRRRIGYVPQGGSTWDESTAREELVLHARMYGIGKADAQQRATRALDAFQLTEYADRKCKTYSGGQRRRVEIALGIIHEPKIVFLDEPTTGLDPQSRAHMWDEIRRLRNDGMTVFITTHYLDEADALCDRIAIMDNGEVVAEGTPTDLKREISGDVVLVGLDLAATPQAAQLLDGEPYVNKLETADEGGLRLYVDEGATAIPQVLRRLDHAGLELRSIELHRPSLDDVFLTKTGRSLRES is encoded by the coding sequence ATGATCGAGACCAGGGGGCTGCGGAAGTCGTTCCGCTCCCGCGCGGGTCGAGAGACGAAGACGGTGGACGCCGTGCGCGGCGTCAACCTCAAGGTCGCCGAGGGTGAGATCTTCGGCTTCCTCGGTCCCAACGGCGCCGGCAAGACCACCACGCTGCGGATGCTCGCCACGCTCATCGAGCCCGACGGCGGCGAGGCCACCATCGCCGGCGCCGACCTGCGCAAGGACCCGGCGGAGGTGCGGCGTCGCATCGGGTACGTCCCACAGGGCGGCAGCACCTGGGACGAGTCCACCGCCCGCGAGGAACTGGTGCTGCACGCCCGGATGTACGGCATCGGCAAGGCCGACGCGCAGCAGCGCGCCACCCGCGCGCTGGATGCCTTCCAGCTCACCGAGTACGCCGACCGCAAGTGCAAGACCTACTCCGGCGGCCAGCGTCGGCGCGTCGAGATCGCGCTCGGCATCATCCACGAGCCGAAGATCGTCTTCCTGGACGAGCCGACCACCGGCCTCGACCCGCAGAGCCGCGCCCACATGTGGGACGAGATCCGGCGACTGCGCAACGACGGAATGACAGTCTTCATCACCACGCACTACCTGGACGAGGCCGACGCGCTCTGCGACCGGATCGCGATCATGGACAACGGCGAGGTCGTCGCCGAGGGCACGCCAACCGACCTCAAGCGGGAGATCTCCGGCGACGTGGTGCTTGTCGGTCTCGACCTGGCCGCCACCCCGCAGGCCGCCCAGTTGCTCGACGGCGAGCCGTACGTCAACAAGCTGGAGACTGCCGACGAGGGCGGCCTGCGCCTCTACGTCGACGAGGGCGCCACAGCCATTCCCCAGGTGCTGCGCCGACTCGACCACGCCGGGCTGGAGCTGCGCTCGATCGAGCTGCACCGGCCCAGCCTGGACGACGTCTTCCTCACCAAGACCGGCCGCTCGCTGCGCGAGTCCTGA